ACAAGAGCCGCAGGCCGCGGAACCCGGCATGGAGGTCACGGCGGGCGATGCGCCACAGCGCCGTCCAGCTCACGCGGCGCAATCCTCGACGATCACGCCGTCGCGCATCCGGATGATCCGGTCGCAGCGCTCGGCCAGCGCCGGATCATGGGTAATCATCACCAATGTCGCGTCCGCGGCGCGCCGGCGCTCGAACAGCAGTTCGACGATCCCCGCGCTCGTCGCCTCGTCCAGATTGCCGGTGGGTTCGTCGGCGAACAGGATCGCGGGTGCCGGCGCGACCGCGCGCGCGATCGCCACGCGCTGCTGCTCGCCGCCCGACAATTGCGCGGGATAGTGCGTCAGCCGGTGGCCCAGGCCCACCGCCGCCAGCTCCGCCTCCGCGCGCGTGAACGGATCGGCAATGCCGGCCAGCTCCATCGGCACCGCGACATTCTCGAGCGCGGTCATGGTGGGCAGGAGGTGAAAGGCCTGAAGGACGATGCCGATCCGCCCGCGGCGGGCCCGCGACAGGCCATCCTCGTCTAAGGTGGTGAAATCGACGCCCGCCACCTCGACCCCGCCGCCGGTCGCCCGCTCCAGGCCCGACAGGATCGCCATCAGCGACGACTTGCCCGACCCCGACGGTCCCAGGATCGCGACGCTGGAGCCGGCGGCGATGTCGAGGTCGATGCCCTTCAGAATGTCGGTCGGCGCCGCGCGGCTGCCGAGGGAGAGGGTGACAGCGCGCGCGCGGATCACGATATCACGGGTTTCGGCTTCAGCGGCAAAAGGTGGCAAGGTGCGTCCTTCGTTCGGAACTTGGGTCCCATATGTGGCGGCGGCGGCGCTCGTCCAACCGCTGGCGGGCTGTTCGGGCGAAGCGCCCGCCCCTGCCCCGACCCCGCGAGTCTCGCCGACCGCGGAGGCAGCGGACGCGCGGCTCGTACTCGCGTTCGGCGACAGCCTCTACGCGGGATACGGCGTGCTGCCGCAGCAGGCCTTCCCCTATGTCCTCGAACAACGGCTGAAGGCGGCGGGCATCGCTGCGACCGTGCGCAATGCGGGCGTGTCGGGCGACACCAGCGCGGCGGGGCTGCGGCGCCTCGCCTTCACGCTCGACGGGCTGCCGCGCAAGCCCGACCTCGCCATCGTGGGCCTGGGCGGCAACGACATGCTGCGCGGGATCGATCCGGCGGAGACGCGCGCGAACCTCGAAGCCATCTGCGCCGAACTGAAGAAGCGCGGCATCCCGATCATGCTGACCGGCATGCGCGCCGCGCCCAACCTGGGCGCCGATTACGTCCGGGCGTTCGAGGGCATCTATCCCGACCTCGCGAAGAAGTACGATGCGGCGCTCGACCCCTTCTTCCTCGACGGTGTCGTCCTCAATCCCGCGCTGATGCTCCCGGACCGCATCCATCCCAAGCCCGAGGGGATCGAGCGGATCGCCGATCGGGTAACGCCAATGGTGGTGGGGGTGCTTCGCCGATCCGTCACCCCATCGAAGCCTGGGGTCGCTGGCAGCTAGGTCGCGCCCTGCCGCCAAGCGATCCCAGCCTTCGCTGGGATGACGACGGTGGATCAGGCGCGCTCGCGCTCGAACAGCTCGTCGGTGCTGAGGCCCAGCAGCGCGATATGGTCGCGCACCCGCGGCCAATAGCTTCTCAGAAATCGCTCGCGTTCCGCCACGCGCAGCGCCTCCGCGGCGCCGGGCAGGACGAACATGCCGACCCCGCGCCGCACCTCGACATAGCCGTCGTCCTGGAAGGTCTGGTACGCCTTGGCGACGGTCAGCGGGTTCGCCCCGACCTCGGCCGCAAGTGCGCGGACGGAGGGGAGCTGGTCACCCGCGCGATACTCCCCGCGCAGGATCGCCGCGGCGATGGTGGCGCGCAGCCGCATATAAACCGGCGAGTCGTCATGCTCGATCGCTGTCATGCTGCCTTAATACGGCAAACAGGTACGCCGCGCCATGCCCTTATGCGGACCAACTCGAAAGGATGTCCGCGACGACCGGTCGGGGCCGCTCGTCCAGGTCGCGCGACGGGCTGCCGATGAAGACGAAGCCGGCGATCTTCTCGCCCGCGCGCGAGCCCAGTCCCGCCAGCACCGCGGGCGAGAACGCCGCCCAGCCGGTCAGCCAGCCGGCGACGAAGCCCTCGGCATGCGCCGCATGAATGAGGTTCATCGTCGCCGCGCCTGCCGACAATTCCTGCTCCCAGACCGGGATGTGGCTGTCGCGGGGGCTGGACAGCACGACGATCAGCGCCGGCGCCTGATGCGCGAACTGGCGGATCGCCTCGATCTCCAGCCGCCCGGCGTCCGGCTTCTCGGCGCGATACGCCGCCTCCAGCATCGCGGCGAACTCGCCGCGCGCGCCTGCCGGCACGTCGATGAAGCGCCAGGGGGCAAGCTTGCCATGGTCGGGCGTCCGCGCCGCGACCTCGACCATCGCGGCGACCTGCTGCGCGTCGGGGCCGGGCGCTACCATGTCGCGCGGCTTCCCCGACCGGCGGGTGGCGAGATAGGCGGCGAGGCTGGAGCGGTCGTTGAACATGAGGCCACCGCTAGAGCGGGTGGCCGCATTGTCAAACCACCCATCCGCGTTCGTTTCGAGCGAAGTCGAGAAACGATGGCTGACGGAACGGCTTCTCGACTGCGCTCGAAGCGAACGGGGATGGTTTAAGGGATCTCCCCCATTCACCCTCGCGACAAGTCACATCTGTGACATTGCCGCTTGGCTTTGCACGCGCCGCGGGGCAGGTTCGCGCGCGAAACGGGTCGAACACGGCCGGACAGATTGATGGAGTGATGCCGAATGGCGTCTGACGCACCCCGCGCCGTACCGGCGGGCAAGGAGTTTCTGGGCCACCCGCGCGGCCTGTTCGTGCTGTTCTTCGCGGAGATGTGGGAGCGCTTCTCCTATTACGGGATGCGCGCCATCCTGATCCTGTTCCTGACCAAGCATTTCCTGTTCGGCGATGAGCCCGCCTATGCGATCTACGGCGCCTATACCTCGATGGTGTACATCACCCCGGTGCTCGGCGGCTATCTCGCCGACCGCTATCTGGGCGCGCGACAGGCGGTGCTGGTCGGCGGCTTCTTCATCGCGGCGGGTCACCTGATGATCGCGCTGTTCGAGGGGCCCTACGGACAGCAGGGCATCTATCTGGACGGCTTCTACTTGGGCCTGGCGTCGATCATCATCGGTACGGGCTTCCTCAAGGCCAACATCTCCGTCCTCGTCGGCCAGCTCTACGCCCGCGACGACGCGCGGCGCGACCCGGCCTTCTCGATCTTCTACATGGGCATCAACCTGGGCGGCTGGCTCGGCCCGATCGCGGTCGGCATCCTGGGTGAGACGGTGGGTTGGTCATACGGCTTCGGCGCCGCGGGCGTCGGCATGGTCGCGGGCCTGATCGTGTTCGTCATGTTCGGCCACGAGCTTCGCGGCGCGGGGGAGGCGCCCGATCGCGCGCTTCTGAAGGCGCCCGTCGTCGCCGGCCTGTCGCGCGAATGGCTAATCTATCTGGGCGCGGTCGTCGGCGTCGGCGTGTCGTGGTGGCTGATCCGCTTCCAGAATGCGGTCGGCTGGGCACTGATGGCCTGCTTCGTCGCGACCTATGCCTTCATCGTCTGGCGCGCGGTGGCGAAGCTCGGCCGCGAGGATCGCGATCGCATCTTTGCCGCACTGTTCCTCATCACGCTCTGCCCGCTCTTCTGGGCGCTGTTCGAACAGGCGGGCTCGTCGCTCAACCTCTACACCGATCGCCAGGTCGACCGCTCGATCCTCGGCTGGGAAGTCCCCGCCTCGGTCTTCCAGTCGGTCAATTCGATCTTCATCATCATCCTGGCACCGATGTTCGCGTGGCTGTGGACGTTCCTGAACAAGCGCGGGTTGGAGCCGAGCGCGCCGTTCAAGTTCGGCATCGGACTGATCGTCGTCGGCCTCGGCTTCCTCGTCCTCGTCGCCGGCGCCGCCAGCACGCCGGGCGAGCTGACGCCGGTGATCTTCATCTTCCTCGTCTATCTCCTCCACACCATGGCCGAGCTCTGCTTCTCGCCCGTGGGCCTTTCCAACATGACGCGGCTGTCGGTGGCGAGCATGACCGGGCTGATGATGGGTGCCTGGTTCCTCGCGACCGCGGGCGGCAACTTCATCGCCAGCCTGATCGCCCAGGCGACCGGCGGCGAGGGTGTCGGGCCGGAGCGGGTACTGGAGGTCTATTCCAACATCGGCTGGTTCTCGGCGGCGGTCGGCGTCGGCGTGCTGGCGGTGGCGCCGTTCGTGGCGAAGCTGATGCACCTCGACACGCTGGGCGAGAGCGACCACGCGCTGGCAGGCGAGCGCGAGCTGGCGGAGCCCGCGGCGCCCGGCACGCGCACCAACGGTGAGCTGAAGGCCTGAGGCGCCCCGTCCTCCCCCGCCGCGGGGGAGGACGGACGCTCAGACCAGTTCCGCGACCTTGGCGGGCGCCATCGCCTCGGCGGGCATCGCGCGCCAGCCGCCGGCGTTCAGCACCTCGAGCGGCTGGAAGCGCGCCTTATAGGCCATGCGCGCCGACCCCTTCACCCAATAGCCGAGATAAACGTAAGGCAGCCCCGTCGCGGTCGCGCGGGCGATGTGGTCGAGGATGATGTAGGTGCCCAGCCCCGGCCGCGCGTCCGGCCCGGCGTCGTAGAAGCTGTAGATCATCGAGAGGCCATCGGCCTGCTGGTCGGTG
This is a stretch of genomic DNA from Sphingomonas sp. Y38-1Y. It encodes these proteins:
- a CDS encoding ABC transporter ATP-binding protein — translated: MVIRARAVTLSLGSRAAPTDILKGIDLDIAAGSSVAILGPSGSGKSSLMAILSGLERATGGGVEVAGVDFTTLDEDGLSRARRGRIGIVLQAFHLLPTMTALENVAVPMELAGIADPFTRAEAELAAVGLGHRLTHYPAQLSGGEQQRVAIARAVAPAPAILFADEPTGNLDEATSAGIVELLFERRRAADATLVMITHDPALAERCDRIIRMRDGVIVEDCAA
- a CDS encoding arylesterase, coding for MRPSFGTWVPYVAAAALVQPLAGCSGEAPAPAPTPRVSPTAEAADARLVLAFGDSLYAGYGVLPQQAFPYVLEQRLKAAGIAATVRNAGVSGDTSAAGLRRLAFTLDGLPRKPDLAIVGLGGNDMLRGIDPAETRANLEAICAELKKRGIPIMLTGMRAAPNLGADYVRAFEGIYPDLAKKYDAALDPFFLDGVVLNPALMLPDRIHPKPEGIERIADRVTPMVVGVLRRSVTPSKPGVAGS
- a CDS encoding GntR family transcriptional regulator; amino-acid sequence: MTAIEHDDSPVYMRLRATIAAAILRGEYRAGDQLPSVRALAAEVGANPLTVAKAYQTFQDDGYVEVRRGVGMFVLPGAAEALRVAERERFLRSYWPRVRDHIALLGLSTDELFERERA
- a CDS encoding nitroreductase; amino-acid sequence: MFNDRSSLAAYLATRRSGKPRDMVAPGPDAQQVAAMVEVAARTPDHGKLAPWRFIDVPAGARGEFAAMLEAAYRAEKPDAGRLEIEAIRQFAHQAPALIVVLSSPRDSHIPVWEQELSAGAATMNLIHAAHAEGFVAGWLTGWAAFSPAVLAGLGSRAGEKIAGFVFIGSPSRDLDERPRPVVADILSSWSA
- a CDS encoding peptide MFS transporter: MASDAPRAVPAGKEFLGHPRGLFVLFFAEMWERFSYYGMRAILILFLTKHFLFGDEPAYAIYGAYTSMVYITPVLGGYLADRYLGARQAVLVGGFFIAAGHLMIALFEGPYGQQGIYLDGFYLGLASIIIGTGFLKANISVLVGQLYARDDARRDPAFSIFYMGINLGGWLGPIAVGILGETVGWSYGFGAAGVGMVAGLIVFVMFGHELRGAGEAPDRALLKAPVVAGLSREWLIYLGAVVGVGVSWWLIRFQNAVGWALMACFVATYAFIVWRAVAKLGREDRDRIFAALFLITLCPLFWALFEQAGSSLNLYTDRQVDRSILGWEVPASVFQSVNSIFIIILAPMFAWLWTFLNKRGLEPSAPFKFGIGLIVVGLGFLVLVAGAASTPGELTPVIFIFLVYLLHTMAELCFSPVGLSNMTRLSVASMTGLMMGAWFLATAGGNFIASLIAQATGGEGVGPERVLEVYSNIGWFSAAVGVGVLAVAPFVAKLMHLDTLGESDHALAGERELAEPAAPGTRTNGELKA